A stretch of the Archangium violaceum genome encodes the following:
- a CDS encoding extracellular solute-binding protein yields MKNLRLMIAAVCLCALGLLSTPAAAETKEIVLWHAYRAEEKTALEKVIAQFNAANAAKGIKVKTLAVPYDAYADKISATVPRGKGPDLFIFAQDRLGGWIEAGNTVEPIDFYLDDALRKRFIPSTMEAMTYRGIVYGLPLNYKVITLIYNKKLVPTPPKTSGELVTIAKKLTDKKAGRFGLAYSYGDFYYHAALMNGFGGGVFGPGTMPTLNSAQNVKSVEQMMKWAELIMPAEPSTALITSLFNEGKAGIVFSGPWFLGEIAKGVDYGLAPLPTLDEAGGKPMRPWMTVEGVYVSAPSKNKDAAFEVARFLTSDEASKILALEGRQSPANQAVYADARISADAQLKAFREQVETAVPMPNVPEMTMVWSPATSAMNAILKKASTPKAALDVAQKAVAKDVAGLRKK; encoded by the coding sequence ATGAAGAACCTGCGATTGATGATCGCGGCCGTGTGCTTGTGTGCGCTCGGCCTGCTGTCCACGCCCGCCGCCGCCGAGACGAAGGAGATCGTCCTGTGGCACGCCTACCGCGCCGAGGAGAAGACGGCGCTGGAGAAGGTGATCGCCCAGTTCAACGCCGCCAATGCCGCCAAGGGCATCAAGGTGAAGACGCTGGCGGTGCCCTACGACGCCTACGCGGACAAGATCTCCGCCACCGTGCCGCGCGGCAAGGGGCCGGACCTCTTCATCTTCGCCCAGGATCGCCTGGGCGGGTGGATCGAGGCGGGCAACACGGTGGAGCCCATCGACTTCTACCTGGATGACGCGCTCCGCAAGCGTTTCATCCCCTCCACCATGGAGGCGATGACCTACCGCGGCATCGTCTACGGCCTGCCGCTGAACTACAAGGTCATCACGCTCATCTACAACAAGAAGCTCGTCCCGACGCCGCCCAAGACGAGCGGCGAGCTGGTGACGATCGCCAAGAAGCTGACCGACAAGAAGGCGGGCCGCTTCGGTCTGGCGTACTCCTACGGTGACTTCTACTACCACGCGGCCCTGATGAACGGCTTCGGCGGCGGCGTGTTCGGTCCGGGCACCATGCCCACGCTCAACAGCGCGCAGAACGTGAAGTCGGTGGAGCAGATGATGAAGTGGGCGGAGCTCATCATGCCCGCCGAGCCTTCCACCGCGCTCATCACCTCGCTCTTCAACGAGGGCAAGGCGGGCATCGTGTTCTCCGGCCCCTGGTTCCTGGGTGAGATCGCCAAGGGCGTGGACTACGGCCTGGCCCCGCTGCCCACGCTGGACGAGGCCGGCGGCAAGCCCATGCGCCCGTGGATGACGGTGGAGGGCGTCTACGTCTCCGCCCCGTCGAAGAACAAGGACGCAGCCTTCGAGGTGGCCCGCTTCCTCACCAGCGACGAGGCCAGCAAGATTCTCGCGCTGGAGGGCCGCCAGAGCCCCGCCAACCAGGCCGTGTACGCCGACGCCAGGATCTCGGCCGACGCGCAGCTCAAGGCGTTCCGCGAGCAGGTCGAGACGGCGGTGCCGATGCCCAACGTGCCGGAGATGACGATGGTCTGGTCGCCGGCCACCTCGGCGATGAACGCCATCCTCAAGAAGGCCTCCACCCCCAAGGCCGCCCTCGACGTGGCCCAGAAGGCCGTGGCCAAGGACGTGGCCGGCCTGCGTAAGAAGTGA
- a CDS encoding ABC transporter ATP-binding protein, whose amino-acid sequence MAGVVFKDVAKRYGDVSVIEGLNLDIRDHEFMVLVGPSGCGKSTALRMIAGLEEISGGSLAIGDRVVNELPPKERDVAMVFQNYALYPHMTIRENLEFGLKIRKTPKPEMDRLVNEAAEILGITHLLERKPKQLSGGQRQRVALGRAIVRKPAVFLFDEPLSNLDAKLRVQMRSEIKKLQQRLGVTSVYVTHDQIEAMTMGHRIAVMKEGKLQQLGTPLEVYERPANVFVAQFIGSPPMSFVSATLSADGEVLEGDGFKLPVPRSLRPVTAGKGGRKLKVGIRPDNIVSPSATARGESAQVEVNVDLVEPLGNEVIVHSRLAEHSIVFRLPPQHTPEAGSKEKVVIELDALHLFDAETEQRLSAS is encoded by the coding sequence ATGGCCGGGGTTGTGTTCAAGGATGTGGCCAAGAGGTACGGCGATGTGTCGGTCATCGAGGGGTTGAACCTCGATATCCGGGACCACGAGTTCATGGTGCTGGTGGGTCCGTCGGGCTGTGGCAAGTCCACCGCGCTGCGGATGATCGCCGGTCTGGAGGAGATCTCCGGAGGCTCGCTCGCCATCGGCGATCGCGTGGTGAACGAGCTCCCGCCGAAGGAGCGGGACGTCGCCATGGTCTTCCAGAACTATGCGCTCTACCCGCATATGACCATCCGGGAGAACCTCGAGTTCGGTCTGAAGATCCGCAAGACGCCCAAGCCGGAGATGGACCGGCTGGTGAACGAGGCCGCGGAAATTCTCGGCATCACGCACCTGCTGGAGCGCAAACCCAAGCAGCTCTCCGGCGGTCAACGACAGCGCGTGGCGCTCGGGCGTGCCATCGTGCGCAAGCCGGCGGTGTTCCTCTTCGACGAGCCGCTGTCCAACCTCGATGCCAAGCTGCGCGTGCAGATGCGCTCGGAGATCAAGAAGCTCCAGCAGCGCCTGGGCGTCACCTCGGTCTACGTGACGCACGATCAGATCGAGGCCATGACGATGGGCCACCGCATCGCGGTGATGAAGGAGGGCAAGCTCCAGCAGCTGGGCACTCCGCTCGAGGTGTACGAGCGCCCGGCCAACGTCTTCGTGGCCCAGTTCATCGGCTCGCCGCCCATGAGCTTCGTCTCCGCCACGCTCTCGGCCGATGGCGAGGTGCTCGAGGGCGACGGCTTCAAGCTGCCGGTGCCGCGGAGCCTGCGTCCGGTGACCGCGGGCAAGGGTGGCCGGAAGCTGAAGGTCGGCATCCGTCCCGACAACATCGTCTCGCCCTCGGCCACCGCGCGCGGTGAGTCGGCGCAGGTGGAGGTGAACGTGGACCTGGTCGAGCCCCTGGGCAACGAGGTCATCGTCCACTCCCGTCTCGCCGAGCACTCGATCGTCTTCCGTCTCCCGCCGCAGCACACGCCCGAGGCGGGCTCGAAGGAGAAGGTCGTGATCGAGCTGGATGCGCTGCACCTCTTCGACGCCGAAACCGAGCAACGTCTGTCCGCTTCCTAG
- a CDS encoding alpha-amylase family glycosyl hydrolase, whose amino-acid sequence MAPVRHWADEVLYFVVLDRFADGDAANNVQVDKKAPGTFHGGDFKGLREQLDELSSLGVTTLWLTPVVKNIDGFVTGAGFPDWGYHGYWADDFHQLDPRFGTEQELKALVDACHQRGIRVLLDVVYNHPGYNSRYLRAPETKGWLRSEELGTCGQDDVTSCVSGLPDFKTEQPEVAKYLLDAQLAWGKRSGVDGFRLDTVKHVDHPFWQEHRRRTREELGRDFFLLGEVWGGDRESLDPWFVNDEMDAGFDFGFQGSALAWAQGRGRTVAFDAYLRSRHKVRKGYHLSHFLSSHDVPGALFQLQGDKARFRLAAALQLTTSGIPVIYYGEEVGRPGGDWPANRSDMPWGERAVQPGAGLPRDESLRQFYQRLIAIRRAHPALSRGSHKGLATEGDVYTFLRHEPESGDAVVVAVNRGEKKASVSFPWPEAWSGADAEDLLDGGRLTAGATMDVTVEPLSVRILGRAR is encoded by the coding sequence GTGGCCCCCGTGCGCCACTGGGCCGACGAGGTCCTCTACTTCGTCGTGCTGGACCGCTTCGCGGATGGGGACGCGGCCAACAACGTCCAGGTCGACAAGAAGGCCCCGGGCACCTTTCACGGCGGGGACTTCAAGGGCCTGCGCGAGCAACTCGACGAGCTGTCCTCGCTGGGCGTGACGACGCTCTGGCTGACCCCGGTGGTGAAGAACATCGACGGCTTCGTCACCGGCGCTGGCTTCCCGGACTGGGGCTACCACGGCTACTGGGCGGATGACTTCCATCAGCTCGACCCGCGCTTCGGCACCGAGCAGGAGTTGAAGGCGCTGGTGGACGCGTGTCACCAGCGGGGCATCCGCGTGCTGCTGGACGTGGTCTACAACCACCCCGGCTACAACTCGCGCTACCTGAGGGCGCCCGAGACGAAGGGCTGGCTGCGCTCGGAGGAGCTGGGCACCTGCGGGCAGGATGACGTGACGAGCTGCGTGTCCGGCCTGCCGGACTTCAAGACGGAGCAGCCCGAGGTGGCGAAGTACCTGCTCGACGCGCAGCTTGCCTGGGGCAAGCGCTCGGGCGTGGACGGCTTCCGCCTGGACACGGTGAAGCACGTCGATCATCCCTTCTGGCAGGAGCACCGCCGCCGCACCCGGGAGGAGCTGGGCCGCGACTTCTTCCTGCTCGGCGAGGTGTGGGGCGGGGACCGCGAGTCGCTCGACCCGTGGTTCGTCAACGACGAGATGGACGCCGGCTTCGACTTCGGCTTCCAGGGCAGCGCGCTCGCGTGGGCGCAGGGGCGCGGGCGCACCGTGGCCTTCGATGCCTACCTGCGCTCGCGGCACAAGGTGCGCAAGGGCTACCACCTGTCGCACTTCCTGTCCTCGCACGACGTGCCCGGCGCGCTCTTCCAGCTCCAGGGTGACAAGGCGCGCTTCCGGCTCGCGGCGGCGCTGCAGCTCACCACCTCCGGCATCCCCGTCATCTACTACGGCGAGGAGGTGGGGCGTCCCGGGGGCGACTGGCCGGCCAACCGCAGCGACATGCCCTGGGGCGAGCGCGCTGTGCAGCCCGGCGCGGGCCTGCCTCGCGACGAGTCCCTGCGCCAGTTCTACCAGAGGCTCATCGCCATTCGCCGCGCACACCCGGCGCTGTCACGTGGTAGTCACAAGGGCCTCGCCACGGAAGGCGATGTCTACACCTTCCTCCGGCACGAGCCGGAGTCGGGTGACGCGGTGGTGGTGGCGGTGAACCGCGGTGAGAAGAAGGCGTCCGTTTCGTTCCCCTGGCCCGAGGCCTGGAGCGGTGCGGACGCGGAGGATCTGCTCGACGGTGGCCGCCTGACGGCGGGTGCCACGATGGACGTCACGGTCGAGCCCTTGTCCGTTCGCATCCTGGGACGGGCGCGTTGA
- a CDS encoding chemotaxis protein CheC: protein MSPLPSDIQLDALREVANIGCGHAVSVLARLVGGRTVNLSVPRAVVATASEVAGLLGGGDAPVVAAKLGMQGQLRGVLLLVLPREDASALESLLLRRQDAPPEERESALAEAANIVASACLSAIGTLTGWRLLPTVPVLVRGEAGPVLADAVQEAQGDKRMVVLETRFSSVGVPAVSGQVLLLLERDSSKSLIARLGV, encoded by the coding sequence GTGAGCCCTCTTCCGAGCGACATTCAGCTGGACGCCCTTCGTGAGGTGGCCAACATCGGCTGCGGGCACGCGGTGAGCGTGCTCGCGAGGCTGGTGGGCGGACGCACCGTGAACCTGTCCGTGCCGCGCGCGGTGGTGGCGACGGCCTCGGAGGTGGCCGGGTTGCTGGGTGGGGGAGATGCCCCCGTGGTGGCGGCGAAGCTGGGCATGCAGGGACAGCTCCGGGGCGTGTTGCTGCTGGTGCTACCCCGGGAGGACGCCTCGGCGCTGGAGTCGCTGCTGTTGCGGCGCCAGGACGCGCCGCCGGAGGAGCGGGAGAGCGCGCTGGCGGAGGCGGCGAACATCGTGGCGAGCGCGTGCCTGTCGGCCATTGGCACGCTGACGGGTTGGAGGCTGCTGCCCACCGTGCCGGTGCTGGTGCGGGGCGAGGCGGGCCCGGTGCTGGCGGACGCGGTGCAGGAGGCCCAGGGCGACAAGCGCATGGTGGTGCTCGAGACGCGCTTCTCTTCCGTGGGAGTCCCCGCGGTCTCCGGCCAGGTGCTGCTGCTGTTGGAGCGCGACAGCTCGAAGTCGTTGATCGCGCGCCTCGGCGTGTAA
- a CDS encoding chemotaxis protein CheA — translation MTMDMSRYLGLFLTEASEHLEGLGRDLVQLEREGAPAVVDSMFRHAHSVKGMASSMGFEPIAVLAHRVEDLVDAIRQDPSRLERNLVDLLLAATDVMMAQVRAVADNKPPDDASALLGQLAERVSVLTGRTPGTTRVLNRTASASVSAPPAPAAAPAPTRVAAAVSVDTEEPPAPVAETPAAETSAASSATAQLAASVATVIRTVEEEAPKSPSRWAVRLRIAPTCQTPGVRAFLVHKRMTGLGTLHELRPPLEDLKAGRIPEGYIQLELETAEGGEEGIRKALRNIAEVELVSLKPAVVAPPVPVTAAAGPVSVDGSRSSPVGADATRTVRVRTELLDYFLDTVGELLLATARLRELGKVLPENSRPPIEEGVYRLQALVKDLHDKVMSARMTPLSLITDRLPRAARDIARRKEREVDLVITGAEIELDRAILDELADPLMHLLRNCIDHGLESPEERVAAGKGPRGRVLVSVRRARDRVVLEMEDDGRGMNAAKLKAAAVARGALSAEASARMTDREAFLLACLPGVSTAKDVSEISGRGVGMDAVKRVVENVGGTLEIESELGRGTRFTLRLPLTVAVVHLLLVAVGDEVFGLPIAKVVGAMEADGEALDRSREMPLLPHGQGLLPVYALDELVGVRAPSRKGVRPFVVMEGDAGRVALAVDRLVGQEEAVLKPLSRPLDLLPGLSGVTILGSGRPVFILDVPRLLSA, via the coding sequence ATGACGATGGACATGTCCCGCTACCTGGGTCTGTTCCTGACCGAGGCGAGCGAGCACCTGGAGGGTCTCGGTCGGGACCTCGTGCAGCTGGAGCGCGAGGGCGCGCCCGCGGTGGTGGACTCCATGTTCCGCCACGCACACTCGGTGAAGGGCATGGCCTCCTCGATGGGGTTCGAGCCCATCGCCGTGTTGGCCCACCGGGTGGAGGACCTGGTGGACGCCATCCGCCAGGATCCCAGCCGGCTGGAGCGCAACCTGGTGGATCTGCTCCTGGCGGCCACCGACGTGATGATGGCCCAGGTGCGCGCCGTGGCGGACAACAAGCCGCCGGATGATGCCTCGGCGCTGCTCGGCCAGCTGGCCGAACGGGTGAGCGTGCTCACGGGCCGCACGCCGGGCACCACGCGGGTGCTGAACCGGACCGCCTCCGCGTCCGTCAGTGCTCCACCCGCTCCGGCCGCCGCTCCTGCTCCCACCCGGGTGGCCGCGGCCGTCTCCGTCGACACCGAGGAGCCTCCCGCGCCCGTTGCCGAAACCCCGGCCGCGGAGACCTCCGCGGCCAGCTCCGCGACGGCCCAGCTGGCCGCCTCGGTCGCGACGGTCATCCGGACGGTGGAGGAGGAGGCGCCGAAGTCCCCGTCGCGGTGGGCGGTGCGGCTGCGCATCGCCCCCACCTGTCAGACGCCGGGGGTGCGCGCCTTCCTGGTGCACAAGCGGATGACGGGCCTGGGCACGCTGCACGAGCTGCGGCCGCCGCTGGAGGACCTCAAGGCCGGCCGCATCCCGGAGGGCTACATCCAGCTCGAGCTGGAGACGGCCGAGGGCGGCGAGGAGGGCATCCGCAAGGCGCTGCGGAACATCGCGGAGGTGGAGCTCGTCTCGTTGAAGCCGGCGGTGGTCGCGCCGCCCGTGCCCGTCACGGCGGCCGCGGGTCCGGTCTCGGTGGATGGCTCCCGGTCCTCCCCCGTGGGCGCGGACGCCACGCGCACGGTGCGCGTGCGCACGGAGCTGCTGGACTACTTCCTGGACACGGTGGGCGAGCTGCTGCTGGCCACGGCTCGCCTGCGCGAGCTGGGCAAGGTGCTTCCGGAGAACTCGCGCCCGCCCATCGAGGAGGGAGTCTACCGGCTGCAGGCGCTGGTGAAGGATCTGCACGACAAGGTGATGAGCGCGCGCATGACGCCGCTGTCGCTCATCACGGATCGGCTGCCCCGCGCGGCGCGCGACATCGCCCGGCGCAAGGAGCGCGAGGTCGACCTGGTGATAACGGGCGCGGAGATCGAGCTCGACCGGGCCATCCTCGACGAGCTGGCGGATCCGCTGATGCACCTGTTGCGCAACTGCATCGACCACGGCCTGGAGTCGCCGGAGGAGCGGGTGGCGGCGGGCAAGGGCCCGCGCGGGCGCGTGCTGGTGTCGGTGCGGCGCGCGCGCGACCGGGTGGTGTTGGAGATGGAGGATGACGGCCGCGGCATGAACGCGGCGAAGCTGAAGGCGGCGGCGGTGGCTCGCGGCGCCCTCAGCGCGGAGGCTTCGGCGCGGATGACGGACCGCGAGGCCTTCCTGCTGGCGTGCCTGCCGGGCGTGTCCACCGCCAAGGACGTGTCGGAGATTTCCGGCCGCGGCGTGGGCATGGACGCGGTGAAGCGGGTGGTGGAGAACGTGGGCGGGACGCTGGAAATCGAGAGCGAGTTGGGGCGCGGTACGCGCTTCACGCTGCGGTTGCCGCTGACGGTGGCGGTGGTGCACCTGCTGCTGGTGGCGGTGGGGGACGAGGTGTTCGGCCTGCCCATCGCCAAGGTGGTGGGGGCGATGGAGGCCGACGGCGAGGCGTTGGACCGCAGCCGGGAGATGCCGTTGTTGCCGCACGGCCAGGGGCTGCTGCCGGTGTACGCGCTGGACGAGCTGGTGGGAGTCCGGGCGCCGTCGCGCAAGGGCGTGCGGCCCTTCGTGGTGATGGAAGGAGACGCGGGACGGGTCGCGCTCGCGGTCGATCGACTGGTGGGGCAGGAGGAAGCGGTGCTCAAACCGCTGTCCCGGCCCTTGGACTTGCTACCGGGGCTCTCAGGGGTGACCATCCTGGGAAGTGGCCGCCCGGTGTTCATCCTGGACGTGCCGAGGTTACTGTCCGCGTGA
- a CDS encoding response regulator, translating to MAKRVLVVDDAIFMRNMIKDIFASGGFEVVGEAANGLEAVEKYKELKPDLTTMDIVMPFKSGIEATREIIKYDANAVVIMCSALGQESLVMEAIEAGASDFIVKPFRAEDVLAVVKKVLGEG from the coding sequence ATGGCTAAGCGGGTGCTGGTCGTCGACGATGCCATCTTCATGCGCAACATGATCAAGGACATCTTCGCGTCCGGCGGCTTCGAGGTCGTCGGAGAGGCGGCCAACGGATTGGAGGCCGTGGAGAAGTACAAGGAGCTCAAGCCGGATCTCACGACGATGGACATCGTCATGCCGTTCAAGAGCGGCATCGAGGCCACGCGGGAGATCATCAAGTACGACGCCAACGCGGTGGTCATCATGTGCTCGGCGCTGGGACAGGAGAGCCTGGTGATGGAGGCCATCGAGGCGGGAGCCTCGGACTTCATCGTCAAGCCGTTCCGCGCCGAGGACGTCCTGGCGGTCGTCAAGAAGGTGTTGGGCGAGGGCTGA
- a CDS encoding chemotaxis protein CheW has product MRHVIFRVEKERYGLPLSAVKEVVVPPERFTRVPRAPAAVAGVMNLRGRVVTVVELRQLLGLPDGPTPPARVVLLERGRRDLGLLVTDVDGIEAVERVGLAPGKAVPAVRGVARLKGLAVTVLDPEGLDSAVVGLFTAGQQK; this is encoded by the coding sequence GTGCGGCACGTCATCTTCCGGGTGGAGAAGGAGCGCTACGGCCTGCCGCTGTCGGCGGTGAAGGAAGTGGTGGTGCCACCGGAGCGCTTCACACGGGTGCCTCGGGCGCCCGCGGCGGTGGCGGGGGTGATGAACCTCCGGGGGCGGGTGGTGACGGTGGTGGAGCTTCGCCAGTTGTTGGGCCTGCCGGATGGGCCCACACCACCGGCCCGGGTGGTGCTGTTGGAGCGCGGGCGCAGGGACCTGGGCCTGCTGGTGACGGATGTGGACGGAATCGAGGCGGTGGAGCGGGTGGGGTTGGCTCCGGGCAAGGCCGTGCCGGCGGTACGCGGGGTGGCGCGGTTGAAGGGGTTGGCCGTGACGGTCTTGGATCCAGAAGGGCTGGATTCCGCGGTGGTTGGACTCTTCACCGCGGGACAACAGAAGTGA
- a CDS encoding methyl-accepting chemotaxis protein, producing MQRLLRNVEQAGTGGHEVSLQLKIFSGYIVLGGVLTGALMATEPLGPSWFWGRIGIGVALSLALAITLPRYLARVTRVRVLSRSAFEISQGDLSKPLLVEPPRALRRDEIDELALAIRKMQENLRDLVGKIQDTAKSVADTAKDLQGSAENVNATNEEVGLSMDKIAQGAETQSQLVGKTSKVITEMAGSIQRTAASAEDAARTAAETSSAAENGSKAALLAGEKVKKVFNRIEAASQQVFAFGEKTQEISKIVDAITQVAQQTNLLALNATIEAARAGEYGRGFAVVADEVRKLAESAGRSAEQISRLARDISGQSTAVVSAMKEGIEELAEGREDLTGIVRSMGAITDTVRKVAEKVHLISDSAREQLKGSEEMVNATEEISLVARNNAASTEAIQAVIQEQTDAMVRMTSLASELTNLSIELQSVVRSFRLNA from the coding sequence GTGCAGCGGCTGCTCCGCAACGTCGAGCAGGCCGGCACCGGGGGACACGAGGTCTCCCTGCAACTGAAGATCTTCAGTGGCTACATCGTGCTCGGGGGTGTGCTCACGGGCGCGCTCATGGCCACGGAGCCGCTGGGGCCGAGCTGGTTCTGGGGTCGCATCGGCATCGGTGTGGCCCTCAGCCTGGCGCTGGCCATCACCCTGCCGCGCTACCTGGCGCGGGTGACGCGCGTGCGGGTGCTGTCGCGCTCGGCCTTCGAGATCTCCCAGGGCGACCTGTCCAAGCCGCTGCTGGTCGAGCCGCCGCGGGCGCTGCGCCGCGATGAGATCGACGAGCTGGCGCTGGCCATCCGCAAGATGCAGGAGAACCTGCGCGACCTGGTGGGCAAGATTCAGGACACCGCCAAGAGCGTGGCGGACACGGCGAAGGATTTGCAGGGCTCGGCGGAGAACGTCAACGCGACCAACGAGGAGGTGGGCTTGTCCATGGACAAGATCGCCCAGGGCGCGGAGACGCAGTCGCAGCTGGTGGGCAAGACGTCCAAGGTCATCACCGAGATGGCCGGCAGCATTCAACGCACCGCGGCGAGCGCCGAGGACGCGGCCCGCACCGCCGCCGAGACGAGCAGCGCGGCCGAGAACGGCAGCAAGGCGGCCCTGCTGGCCGGCGAGAAGGTGAAGAAGGTCTTCAACCGGATCGAAGCGGCGAGCCAGCAGGTGTTCGCCTTCGGCGAGAAGACGCAGGAGATCTCGAAGATCGTCGACGCCATCACCCAGGTGGCGCAGCAGACGAACCTGCTGGCGCTCAACGCCACCATCGAGGCGGCGCGCGCGGGTGAGTACGGCCGCGGCTTCGCGGTGGTGGCCGACGAGGTGCGCAAGCTGGCCGAGAGCGCGGGCCGCTCGGCCGAGCAGATCTCCCGGCTGGCGCGTGACATCTCCGGCCAGTCCACGGCGGTGGTGAGCGCCATGAAGGAGGGCATCGAGGAGCTGGCCGAGGGCCGTGAGGACCTCACCGGCATCGTGCGCTCCATGGGGGCCATCACCGACACGGTGCGCAAGGTGGCCGAGAAGGTGCACCTCATCTCCGACAGCGCCCGCGAGCAGCTCAAGGGCAGCGAGGAGATGGTGAACGCCACCGAGGAGATCTCCCTGGTGGCCCGGAACAACGCGGCCTCCACGGAGGCCATCCAGGCGGTCATCCAGGAGCAGACGGACGCCATGGTGCGGATGACCTCGCTGGCCAGCGAGCTGACCAACCTCTCCATCGAGCTGCAGAGCGTGGTGCGCAGCTTCCGGCTGAACGCCTGA
- the thiL gene encoding thiamine-phosphate kinase codes for MSAKPAGEFTLIDLFLSHFPRARVPVGPGDDCAVLGPSRGAQCITTDAVVEDVHFTRAWFSPEDIGHKALAVNLSDLASMGAVPRWFVCALSLPRDFPRRELLGIARGMSALAREHGISLVGGNFSSARELSITITAAGELLPGTAPITRAGGRPGDVLYVSGTLGDARLGLQQLQAGQRRSAAILRQKRPVPKVELGRLAARFASAGLDLSDGLAQDLGHLCTASRVSAELELERLPLSRSVRASLGAEGALAGGEDYELLLAVPPERTSAFERACLRVEEPLTRIGSLTQGQPGHIRDASGRSLRLPAGFDHFRGGGRIDRSRR; via the coding sequence GTGAGCGCGAAGCCAGCGGGCGAATTCACCCTCATCGACCTCTTCCTGTCGCATTTCCCGAGGGCCCGGGTCCCGGTGGGGCCCGGAGATGATTGTGCCGTGCTCGGCCCCTCGAGGGGCGCGCAGTGCATCACCACGGACGCGGTGGTGGAGGACGTGCACTTCACGCGCGCCTGGTTCTCGCCCGAGGACATCGGCCACAAGGCGCTGGCGGTGAACCTGTCGGACCTGGCGTCCATGGGCGCGGTGCCGCGCTGGTTCGTCTGCGCGCTCTCGCTGCCCCGGGACTTCCCGCGCCGCGAGCTGCTCGGCATCGCCCGGGGCATGAGCGCGCTGGCGCGGGAGCACGGCATCTCCCTGGTGGGGGGCAACTTCTCCTCCGCGCGCGAGCTGTCCATCACCATCACCGCCGCGGGAGAGCTGTTGCCGGGCACCGCGCCCATCACCCGCGCCGGAGGCCGGCCCGGTGACGTGCTGTACGTCTCGGGCACGCTGGGCGACGCGCGACTCGGCCTGCAACAGCTCCAAGCCGGCCAGCGGCGCTCCGCCGCCATCCTCCGCCAGAAGCGCCCGGTTCCGAAGGTGGAGCTGGGCCGGCTCGCCGCGCGCTTCGCCTCCGCGGGGTTGGATCTCTCCGATGGTCTCGCGCAGGACCTCGGGCACCTGTGCACCGCCTCGCGCGTGAGCGCCGAGCTGGAGCTCGAGCGCCTGCCTCTCTCCCGCTCCGTGCGCGCCTCCCTGGGCGCCGAGGGAGCGTTGGCGGGGGGTGAGGACTATGAGCTGCTCCTCGCCGTCCCACCTGAACGCACGTCCGCCTTCGAGCGGGCTTGTCTCCGAGTGGAAGAGCCTCTCACGCGCATTGGCAGTCTCACCCAGGGGCAGCCCGGACACATCCGTGACGCCTCGGGTCGGAGCCTGCGCCTGCCTGCCGGCTTCGACCACTTCCGAGGGGGTGGGCGGATTGACCGTTCCAGACGGTAG